In one window of Pseudorasbora parva isolate DD20220531a chromosome 7, ASM2467924v1, whole genome shotgun sequence DNA:
- the LOC137083630 gene encoding transmembrane protein 74, translating to MASVELLYIDNRGARPDPPGVLDWSSSPLHVHRLSSSVEEACPPVKVPACEGQCNSAPRTAPLKGQHGQHRHHPAEKVRVCCDEELETSFTYIDENVNLRLATPDTSEKSARRMSSLHDSSSEIRPEGLQELSLMSDIDLSSESSAKSLDYGFISAVTFLITGISLVIISYTVPRDVRVNPDNVSAREMESLENESARIGAHLDRCVIAGLCLLTLGGVVLSTLLMISIWKGEMYRRKAFAYSKHSAKLYGSINLRTRSSPSRSSPPHSLVEEENGNAIS from the coding sequence ATGGCCTCAGTGGAGTTACTCTACATAGATAATAGAGGGGCAAGACCCGATCCCCCTGGGGTATTGGACTGGTCCTCTAGCCCTCTTCATGTTCACAGACTAAGCAGTTCGGTGGAAGAAGCTTGTCCCCCTGTGAAGGTGCCTGCCTGTGAGGGACAGTGTAATTCAGCACCAAGGACGGCTCCCCTCAAAGGACAACATGGCCAGCACCGCCATCATCCTGCGGAGAAGGTCAGGGTGTGTTGCGACGAGGAGCTGGAGACCTCGTTCACTTACATTGATGAAAACGTCAATCTCCGGTTGGCCACCCCGGACACGAGCGAGAAAAGTGCTCGGCGCATGTCTTCGCTCCACGACTCCTCGAGCGAAATCCGCCCCGAAGGCCTCCAGGAGTTGTCGCTGATGTCTGACATTGATCTCAGCTCGGAGAGTTCGGCGAAATCCTTGGATTATGGGTTCATCAGCGCAGTCACGTTCCTCATCACCGGGATCTCGCTGGTGATCATATCGTACACGGTCCCTCGTGACGTCAGAGTGAACCCCGACAATGTCTCCGCACGCGAAATGGAGAGTCTCGAGAACGAGAGTGCCCGGATAGGCGCGCACCTGGACAGGTGCGTCATCGCAGGGCTTTGCCTTCTCACATTAGGCGGAGTGGTGCTGTCCACTCTGCTAATGATTTCTATATGGAAGGGTGAGATGTACAGAAGGAAAGCATTTGCTTATTCCAAGCACTCCGCAAAGCTCTACGGTTCGATTAATTTAAGAACAAGATCGAGCCCCAGTCGCTCATCGCCACCACATAGTTTGGTCGAGGAGGAGAATGGCAATGCCATCAGTTGA
- the trhra gene encoding thyrotropin-releasing hormone receptor has translation MENSTVFKFNNSTTSTWTDYSVEYKVASILLVILICGVGIVGNVMVILVVLTTKHMRTPTNCYLVSLAVADLMVLTAAGLPNITESLFGGHWVYGYAGCLSITYFQYLGINASSCSITAFTIERYIAICHPIKAQFMCTISRAKKIIILVWVLTSLYCVMWFYLSDTTEVVFDNAVVLTCAYKVSRNMYLPIYFTDYAVFYVIPLLLATVLYGLIARILFLNPLPSDPKESRRNWKKESSVHGNSRSSSSSTTAASRRQVTKMLAVVVILFALLWMPYRTLVVVNSFLKEAYLDTWFLLFCRLCIYMNSAINPIIYNAMSQKFRAAFRKLCHCGAQRSEKPPTYSVALTYSVIKETSNGESPDHYTTELDDIRGAAEELLPEKKRLSFKESSLASKGTLSSA, from the exons ATGGAGAACAGCACTGTATTCAAATTTAACAACAGCACTACTTCCACATGGACTGATTATAGTGTCGAATACAAGGTCGCGAGCATCTTATTGGTGATCCTTATTTGTGGAGTTGGAATTGTCGGCAACGTTATGGTCATTCTTGTGGTCTTAACGACCAAGCACATGCGTACCCCAACTAACTGTTACTTGGTGAGCCTGGCAGTTGCCGACCTCATGGTCCTGACTGCAGCGGGGCTGCCCAACATCACCGAGAGTCTGTTCGGTGGCCATTGGGTGTACGGATACGCCGGGTGCCTCTCCATCACTTATTTTCAGTACCTGGGTATCAACGCGTCCTCCTGCTCCATCACAGCATTCACCATTGAACGCTACATTGCCATTTGCCACCCGATAAAAGCGCAGTTTATGTGCACCATCTCCAGAGCCAAGAAGATCATTATTCTCGTTTGGGTTTTAACTTCCCTCTATTGCGTTATGTGGTTTTATCTTTCCGACACGACAGAGGTCGTTTTTGACAACGCTGTCGTCTTGACATGCGCCTACAAAGTATCCAGAAACATGTATCTGCCCATATATTTCACAGACTACGCGGTGTTCTACGTTATCCCGCTTTTGCTAGCCACCGTTTTATACGGATTGATCGCAAGAATTCTTTTCCTCAACCCACTGCCGTCGGATCCCAAGGAAAGTCGTAGAAACTGGAAAAAGGAGTCGTCGGTGCATGGGAACTCCAGGAGTTCCTCCAGCAGCACGACTGCTGCTTCTCGGAGACAG GTGACaaaaatgctggcagtggtggtgATCCTCTTCGCCTTGCTATGGATGCCCTATCGGACGCTGGTGGTGGTCAACTCCTTCCTCAAGGAGGCCTATCTGGACACCTGGTTCCTTCTGTTCTGCCGTCTCTGCATTTACATGAACAGCGCCATCAACCCCATCATCTACAATGCCATGTCGCAGAAGTTCCGCGCCGCCTTCCGAAAACTGTGCCACTGCGGGGCCCAGCGCTCCGAGAAGCCTCCCACGTACAGCGTGGCCCTCACGTACAGTGTCATTAAGGAGACCTCCAATGGAGAAAGCCCAGACCACTACACCACAGAGCTAGACGACATCCGGGGAGCCGCAGAAGAGCTCCTGCCTGAGAAGAAGAGGTTATCATTTAAAGAGTCCTCACTAGCTTCTAAAGGCACATTGTCTAGTGCTTAG